Proteins from one Halopseudomonas pelagia genomic window:
- the tadA gene encoding tRNA adenosine(34) deaminase TadA codes for MKPADIDFMRLALAEALQAAALGEVPVGAVLVRNGQVIGRGFNQPISSNDPSAHAEMVALRQASLSEGNYRLPDTTLYVTLEPCTMCAGLLVHSRITRLVYGAPEPRSGAVISRAQVLAQPWLNHHVEVEGGVLAEECGAVLKDFFRAKREQSQ; via the coding sequence ATGAAGCCAGCCGATATCGACTTCATGCGCTTGGCGCTGGCCGAAGCACTACAGGCGGCGGCCCTGGGCGAAGTGCCCGTGGGCGCCGTGCTGGTGCGCAATGGTCAGGTGATTGGCCGCGGTTTCAACCAACCCATCAGCAGCAACGACCCCAGCGCCCACGCTGAAATGGTCGCGCTGCGCCAGGCGTCCTTAAGCGAAGGCAACTATCGCCTGCCGGACACCACGCTCTACGTCACCCTCGAACCCTGCACCATGTGCGCTGGTCTGCTGGTCCACAGCCGCATCACCCGCCTGGTCTACGGCGCCCCCGAACCCCGCTCCGGCGCCGTCATCAGCCGCGCACAGGTCTTGGCTCAGCCTTGGCTGAATCACCATGTGGAAGTGGAGGGTGGTGTACTGGCAGAGGAGTGTGGAGCAGTGCTGAAGGATTTTTTTCGGGCTAAACGCGAGCAAAGTCAGTAA